In a genomic window of Gigantopelta aegis isolate Gae_Host chromosome 9, Gae_host_genome, whole genome shotgun sequence:
- the LOC121381732 gene encoding trace amine-associated receptor 4-like, translating to MFVIAAVAAFRSLQKRIYAFVVVVACADISLAIFVMPFRLYEEWNSGWLLGKWFCLIVNMFDGIFCSASMGILCCLAVERYLAVCKPFLYTKLTAKMTAIVISACLSIIFVAWSVFLFNEFHIIGIEDLVACLSDGACPLVLNLQSALFFSSLTFWVPSLVMLYCYWQIFVTANRHMRAIHDTTVSDAEKRTYAASRKSAKAAKTLGIVIGCFFLFWLPYFVVLIGDALEGFQWSIQLKICVMWLGYLNSMVNPFLYYIFSAEFKAAFKCLLNCKRRLSENGTVFSTTGEPN from the coding sequence ATGTTCGTCATTGCAGCTGTGGCGGCGTTCAGGAGTCTTCAGAAACGCATCTACGCGTTCGTCGTAGTTGTGGCTTGCGCAGATATTAGTCTCGCCATCTTTGTTATGCCTTTCCGTCTGTACGAAGAGTGGAACAGCGGCTGGCTGCTCGGAAAGTGGTTCTGTCTGATCGTTAACATGTTTGatggaatattttgttcagctTCTATGGGAATACTGTGCTGTTTGGCAGTTGAAAGGTACCTGGCCGTGTGCAAGCCATTCCTATACACGAAACTGACTGCCAAAATGACCGCCATTGTGATCAGTGCTTGCTTAAGCATCATCTTCGTCGCGTGGAGCGTATTTCTCTTCAACGAATTTCATATCATTGGAATAGAAGATTTAGTCGCTTGTTTATCGGACGGGGCTTGTCCCCTCGTCTTAAACCTTCAGTCCGCTTTGTTTTTCAGCAGCCTAACTTTCTGGGTGCCGTCTCTTGTCATGTTGTACTGTTACTGGCAGATATTTGTGACAGCAAACCGTCATATGCGTGCCATACACGACACCACTGTCTCAGACGCTGAAAAACGTACCTACGCAGCATCCCGAAAAAGTGCAAAAGCAGCAAAAACTTTAGGAATCGTCATTGGctgtttctttctgttttgGCTGCCATATTTCGTTGTATTGATTGGCGATGCTCTCGAAGGGTTCCAGTGGTCAATCCAGCTTAAAATATGTGTAATGTGGTTAGGCTACCTCAACTCTATGGTGAATCCCTTCTTGTATTACATCTTTAGCGCAGAATTTAAAGCAGCTTTTAAATGCCTTTTAAACTGCAAAAGAAGGCTTTCAGAAAATGGCACAGTGTTTTCAACTACAGGTGAACCTAATTAA